A DNA window from Allokutzneria albata contains the following coding sequences:
- a CDS encoding basic secretory family protein, whose product MTRQGRYRNWLAAAVAAVLLAGLTVVSLPTADPVVSAEPAPSLDPNARPAPPDAAVEPSVELGRSRISSVTDLLRRRAEAVQNRDLSAFMSTLDPLADPKFLATQQAMFANLRGVPLREWRYRIDSTDSLTELDALFGERPPDELWAPRVELSYAFDGVDRAATSRPMGYLFARRGNDWYLTSDTALADRGRKTWRGPWDFGNCRVDKTEFGMVLSHGGNQALANRVAGELDAAIRAVSEVWGQQWTQRVAVMLPETTAELQAMVGTEFAVDAIAAVAVADRVDHDSDIVEGARVVFNPRTASRLSASSLRVVLRHEITHIAARSDTVDGAPMWLLEGFADYVGYRDSGISPREAAPDLARQLRTSGPPLALPSDADFRAGGSRLDVAYQTAWTTMLYLSQHYGEAKVVELYRRLAGVGRVPDGVVDAVLRDVLDTDRAEIIRGWGQFLRKTFG is encoded by the coding sequence GTGACCAGGCAGGGCCGCTACCGGAACTGGTTGGCCGCGGCGGTCGCCGCCGTCCTCCTCGCGGGGCTGACGGTGGTGTCCCTGCCGACGGCCGACCCCGTCGTGTCCGCGGAACCCGCCCCGTCCCTGGACCCCAACGCCCGCCCGGCCCCGCCGGACGCGGCGGTCGAGCCCTCCGTGGAGCTGGGCCGCAGCCGGATCTCCTCGGTCACCGACTTACTCCGCCGCCGGGCCGAGGCGGTGCAGAACCGCGATCTCTCCGCGTTCATGAGCACCCTCGACCCGCTCGCCGACCCGAAGTTCCTCGCGACGCAGCAGGCGATGTTCGCCAACCTCCGTGGCGTCCCGCTGCGCGAGTGGCGCTACCGCATCGACTCCACCGACTCGCTCACCGAGCTGGACGCGCTCTTCGGCGAGCGCCCGCCGGACGAGCTGTGGGCACCGCGCGTCGAGCTCAGCTACGCCTTCGACGGCGTCGACCGCGCCGCGACCAGCCGCCCGATGGGCTATCTCTTCGCCAGGCGCGGCAACGACTGGTACCTCACCTCCGACACCGCGCTGGCCGATCGCGGCCGCAAGACGTGGCGCGGCCCGTGGGACTTCGGGAACTGCCGCGTGGACAAGACCGAGTTCGGGATGGTCCTCAGCCACGGTGGCAACCAGGCGCTCGCCAACCGCGTCGCGGGCGAGCTCGACGCCGCGATCCGCGCGGTCTCCGAGGTGTGGGGCCAGCAGTGGACCCAGCGCGTCGCGGTGATGCTGCCCGAGACCACCGCCGAGCTGCAGGCGATGGTCGGCACCGAGTTCGCCGTCGACGCCATCGCCGCCGTCGCCGTGGCCGATCGCGTCGACCACGACAGCGACATCGTCGAGGGCGCTCGCGTCGTCTTCAACCCGCGCACCGCTTCTCGCCTGTCCGCCAGCTCGCTCCGTGTCGTCCTCCGCCACGAGATCACCCACATCGCCGCCCGGTCCGACACCGTCGACGGCGCGCCGATGTGGTTGCTGGAGGGCTTCGCCGACTACGTGGGCTACCGCGACAGCGGCATCTCCCCGCGCGAGGCCGCCCCCGACCTGGCCCGGCAGCTCCGCACGTCCGGACCGCCGCTCGCCCTGCCCTCCGACGCCGACTTCCGCGCCGGTGGCAGCCGCCTCGACGTCGCGTACCAGACCGCGTGGACGACGATGCTCTACCTCTCGCAGCACTACGGCGAGGCGAAGGTCGTCGAGCTGTACCGGCGCCTCGCCGGGGTCGGCCGGGTCCCCGACGGCGTGGTCGACGCCGTCCTGCGCGACGTCCTCGACACCGACCGCGCCGAGATCATCCGTGGCTGGGGCCAGTTCCTCCGCAAGACCTTCGGCTGA
- the trpD gene encoding anthranilate phosphoribosyltransferase gives MAGTDHTWPALLGKLVGGQHCSAQETRWAMDQVMSGNATIAQVTALAVTLRAKGETAEEVAGLAAAMLDHARRVRVDVRAVDIVGTGGDRSGTVNISTMASLVTAAAGVPVVKHGNRAASSQCGTADVLEALGVAIDLPPAGVERTVAELGIGFCFAPVFHPAMRYTAQARREIGIPTVFNLLGPLSNPAQPSAGLIGCADPSVAPLMAEVFAERGHSVLVVRGDDGLDELTTTTTSSVWVVGDGEVRRETLNPADLGVPPCEPADLLGGDASVNALAVRRLLDGERGAVRDAVLLNAAGAVAAHTGTSGDLLADLRAATDRVAEAVDSGAAARLLQTWARRSTELRAELVR, from the coding sequence ATGGCCGGCACCGACCACACCTGGCCCGCGCTGCTGGGCAAGCTCGTCGGCGGGCAGCACTGTTCCGCGCAGGAGACCCGCTGGGCGATGGACCAGGTGATGTCCGGCAACGCCACGATCGCCCAGGTGACCGCGCTCGCGGTGACGCTGCGCGCCAAGGGCGAGACCGCCGAGGAGGTGGCGGGCCTGGCCGCGGCGATGCTCGACCACGCCCGGCGGGTGCGGGTGGACGTCCGCGCGGTGGACATCGTCGGCACCGGCGGTGACCGCTCCGGCACGGTCAACATCTCCACGATGGCGTCGCTGGTCACGGCGGCGGCCGGGGTGCCGGTGGTCAAGCACGGCAACCGCGCCGCGTCCTCGCAGTGCGGCACCGCCGACGTGCTGGAGGCGCTGGGCGTGGCCATCGACCTGCCTCCGGCCGGGGTCGAGCGCACCGTCGCCGAGCTGGGCATCGGCTTCTGCTTCGCCCCGGTCTTCCACCCCGCCATGCGCTACACCGCCCAGGCGCGGCGGGAGATCGGCATCCCCACGGTCTTCAACCTGCTCGGTCCGCTGAGCAACCCGGCCCAGCCGTCGGCGGGGCTCATCGGCTGCGCCGACCCGAGCGTCGCGCCGCTGATGGCCGAGGTCTTCGCCGAGCGCGGGCACAGCGTGCTCGTGGTGCGCGGGGACGACGGGCTCGACGAGCTGACCACGACCACGACCAGCTCGGTCTGGGTCGTCGGCGACGGCGAGGTGCGGCGGGAGACGCTGAACCCCGCCGACCTCGGGGTGCCGCCGTGCGAGCCCGCCGACCTGCTCGGTGGCGACGCCTCGGTGAACGCGCTGGCCGTGCGCAGGCTGCTCGACGGCGAGCGCGGCGCGGTGCGCGACGCCGTGCTGCTCAACGCCGCGGGCGCGGTCGCCGCGCACACCGGGACCTCCGGTGACCTCCTCGCCGACCTGCGGGCCGCGACGGACCGGGTCGCCGAGGCCGTGGACTCCGGTGCGGCGGCACGGCTGCTCCAGACCTGGGCGCGGCGCTCCACCGAGCTGCGCGCCGAACTCGTCCGCTGA
- a CDS encoding Lrp/AsnC family transcriptional regulator: MINAIVLIQAEAGAIPEIAQEIADIDGVTEVYSCAGDVDLIALVKVPTHEDLADLVPSRIGKVDGVLNTDTHIAFRSYSKRDTEAAFSIGLDD, encoded by the coding sequence GTGATCAACGCCATCGTGCTGATCCAGGCGGAGGCAGGCGCCATCCCGGAGATCGCCCAGGAGATCGCCGACATCGACGGCGTCACCGAGGTCTACTCCTGCGCGGGCGACGTGGACCTGATCGCCCTGGTCAAGGTGCCCACCCACGAGGACCTCGCCGACCTGGTGCCGAGCCGGATCGGCAAGGTCGACGGCGTGCTCAACACCGACACCCACATCGCGTTCCGCTCCTACTCCAAGCGGGACACCGAAGCCGCCTTCAGCATCGGCCTCGACGACTGA
- a CDS encoding NYN domain-containing protein, which translates to MDGQSAVAGQAVTEEVPDWSGIPDPIRARLAELAAEALGTLTKNDIPQTLRAVAKFAPAKRARLGAGPLLAALRDNQAFRAAVVEWCREHRPSVLDLNPSDAIASGAAAVLTGADTTQLYIELVARRTEDAQLRAERDAAIARADKLVAETEKLHAELESAKGAVEQVSTDREAELEKLRKRLREQGVRLKQARDEAAAAVDELQRSRAEFEAEMQALRTARDRERERAELERNRAARAKEDAEIARQSAREARQADEVRLELLVDTLAGAVTGLRRELALGGSGPRPADMVRGATTAHGTVGRVEDPAALDRLLALPSVHLVVDGYNVTKTGYPGLTLSEQRDRLNQQLAALAARTGAEVTVVFDGAGVVAVPQAPPRGVRVLFSDPGVLADDVIRALVTAEPEGRPVVVATSDRAVADSVRRRGAHPVPSAVLIARLGRV; encoded by the coding sequence ATGGACGGTCAGTCGGCCGTCGCGGGCCAGGCTGTCACCGAGGAGGTCCCGGACTGGAGCGGGATTCCCGACCCGATCCGCGCCCGCCTCGCCGAGCTCGCGGCGGAGGCGCTCGGCACGCTGACCAAGAACGACATCCCGCAGACGCTGCGGGCGGTGGCGAAGTTCGCCCCGGCCAAGCGCGCGCGCCTCGGTGCGGGCCCGCTGCTGGCCGCGCTCCGCGACAACCAGGCGTTCCGCGCCGCCGTCGTCGAGTGGTGCCGTGAGCACCGGCCCTCCGTGCTGGACCTGAACCCGTCGGACGCGATCGCCTCCGGGGCGGCCGCCGTGCTGACCGGGGCCGACACGACACAGCTCTACATCGAGCTGGTCGCCCGCCGCACCGAGGACGCCCAGCTGCGCGCCGAGCGCGACGCGGCGATCGCCAGGGCGGACAAGCTCGTCGCCGAGACCGAGAAGCTGCACGCCGAGCTGGAGTCCGCCAAGGGCGCGGTGGAGCAGGTCAGCACCGATCGCGAGGCGGAGCTGGAAAAACTGCGCAAACGGCTCCGCGAACAGGGCGTCCGGCTCAAGCAGGCTCGCGACGAGGCTGCCGCCGCCGTCGACGAACTCCAGCGCAGCCGTGCCGAGTTCGAAGCGGAGATGCAGGCGTTGCGCACCGCGCGGGACCGCGAGCGCGAGCGCGCGGAGCTGGAGCGCAACCGTGCCGCGCGGGCGAAGGAAGACGCGGAGATCGCCCGCCAGTCCGCAAGAGAGGCCCGGCAGGCCGACGAGGTCCGGCTGGAGCTCTTGGTCGACACGCTCGCCGGCGCCGTCACGGGGCTGCGCCGGGAACTCGCGCTCGGCGGCAGCGGGCCCCGCCCTGCGGACATGGTTCGCGGGGCCACGACGGCCCACGGCACGGTGGGCCGCGTCGAGGACCCGGCGGCGCTGGACAGGCTGTTGGCGCTGCCCAGCGTGCATCTCGTGGTGGACGGCTACAACGTCACCAAGACCGGCTATCCCGGTCTGACGCTCTCCGAGCAACGCGACCGGCTCAACCAGCAACTCGCCGCGCTGGCCGCGCGCACCGGCGCGGAGGTCACAGTGGTCTTCGACGGTGCGGGGGTCGTTGCCGTGCCCCAGGCTCCGCCTCGTGGTGTTCGGGTGTTGTTCAGCGATCCCGGCGTGCTCGCCGACGACGTGATCCGTGCGTTGGTCACCGCGGAGCCCGAGGGCAGGCCCGTCGTGGTCGCCACATCCGACCGCGCTGTCGCGGATTCAGTGCGCCGCCGCGGCGCCCATCCCGTTCCTTCGGCCGTGTTGATCGCGCGCCTCGGACGGGTGTGA
- the ctaE gene encoding aa3-type cytochrome oxidase subunit III — MRRVTTAAPSIGQRVHSLNRPNMVSVGTIVWLSSELMFFAGLFAMFFTVKAQNEGAWPPAPTHLNLPYALFFTVILVASSFTCQWGVFKAEQGDVFGLRLWYTITLIMGAIFVGGQVGEYIELVEHGTSISSSAYGTVFYLTTGFHGLHVIGGLIAFVFLIWRTKLSKFTPAQATAAIVVSYYWHFVDIVWVGLFACIYLIP; from the coding sequence ATGCGTCGCGTGACAACGGCAGCGCCCTCAATCGGCCAACGGGTGCACTCGCTGAACCGTCCCAACATGGTCAGCGTGGGCACCATCGTCTGGCTCTCCAGCGAGCTCATGTTCTTCGCAGGCCTCTTCGCCATGTTCTTCACGGTGAAGGCCCAGAACGAGGGCGCGTGGCCTCCCGCGCCCACCCACCTGAACCTGCCTTACGCCCTGTTCTTCACCGTGATCCTGGTGGCGTCGTCCTTCACGTGTCAGTGGGGCGTCTTCAAGGCGGAGCAGGGTGACGTCTTCGGGCTGCGGCTCTGGTACACGATCACCCTGATCATGGGTGCGATCTTCGTGGGCGGTCAGGTCGGCGAGTACATCGAGCTGGTCGAGCACGGGACGTCCATCTCGTCCTCGGCGTACGGCACGGTCTTCTACCTGACGACCGGCTTCCACGGGCTGCACGTGATCGGTGGCCTGATCGCCTTCGTGTTCCTGATCTGGCGCACGAAGCTGAGCAAGTTCACCCCGGCGCAGGCGACGGCCGCGATCGTCGTGTCCTACTACTGGCACTTCGTCGACATCGTCTGGGTCGGCCTCTTCGCCTGCATCTACCTCATTCCCTGA
- the qcrA gene encoding cytochrome bc1 complex Rieske iron-sulfur subunit, which produces MSEQQRTPGEAELAEMSRDELVAAGLEADHVVIAKRVERFPVPGTRAEKRAVRGVAAWFALAAIAGLAFLGVYVAWPNSYRTPDTHGSFWYDLYTPMLGITLGLSVFALGIGVIAYAKKLLPDETAVQQRHAEGSTEFDKQTTAAILADAGATSGLARRKLITRSAGAAAGVFGLGVGVFALGGLVKNPWAKGDKSDLLVTGWASENGEKVFLRRDVGDPHKVVLVRPEDLDAGGFETVFPFKESERDDEHALIKGVRRSDSPVMLIRLRPGQKVVKRKGQEDFNYGDYYAYSKICTHLGCPTSLFEQQTGRLLCPCHQSQFDVFTYAKPIFGPATRSLPQLPITVDPETGYLIARGDFIEPIGPGYWERKS; this is translated from the coding sequence ATGAGCGAGCAGCAGCGCACGCCGGGCGAGGCGGAACTCGCCGAGATGAGCCGGGACGAGCTCGTCGCCGCCGGTCTGGAGGCGGACCACGTCGTCATCGCCAAGCGCGTCGAGCGCTTCCCCGTTCCCGGGACCCGCGCCGAGAAGCGGGCGGTCCGCGGGGTGGCCGCCTGGTTCGCCCTCGCCGCGATCGCCGGGCTGGCGTTCCTCGGCGTGTACGTGGCCTGGCCCAACTCCTACCGCACGCCGGACACCCACGGCAGCTTCTGGTACGACCTGTACACCCCGATGCTGGGCATCACCCTCGGCCTGAGCGTGTTCGCGCTCGGCATCGGCGTGATCGCCTACGCGAAGAAGCTGCTGCCGGACGAGACCGCGGTGCAGCAGCGGCACGCGGAGGGCTCCACCGAGTTCGACAAGCAGACCACCGCGGCGATCCTGGCCGACGCGGGCGCCACCAGCGGCCTCGCCCGGCGCAAGCTGATCACCCGCAGCGCGGGCGCGGCTGCCGGTGTCTTCGGCCTCGGCGTCGGTGTGTTCGCCCTCGGCGGCCTGGTGAAGAACCCGTGGGCCAAGGGCGACAAGTCCGACCTGCTGGTCACCGGCTGGGCCTCGGAGAACGGCGAGAAGGTCTTCCTGCGCCGCGACGTCGGCGACCCGCACAAGGTCGTGCTGGTCCGGCCGGAGGACCTGGACGCGGGCGGCTTCGAGACGGTGTTCCCGTTCAAGGAGTCCGAGCGCGACGACGAGCACGCGCTGATCAAGGGCGTGCGCCGCTCCGACAGCCCGGTGATGCTGATCCGCCTGCGCCCCGGCCAGAAGGTGGTCAAGCGCAAGGGCCAGGAGGACTTCAACTACGGCGACTACTACGCCTACTCCAAGATCTGCACCCACCTGGGCTGCCCGACCTCGCTGTTCGAGCAGCAGACCGGCCGGTTGCTCTGCCCGTGCCACCAGTCGCAGTTCGACGTCTTCACCTACGCCAAGCCGATCTTCGGCCCCGCCACCCGGTCGCTGCCGCAGCTGCCGATCACGGTGGACCCCGAGACCGGTTACCTGATCGCGCGCGGCGACTTCATCGAGCCGATCGGCCCCGGCTACTGGGAGCGTAAGTCATGA
- a CDS encoding NlpC/P60 family protein codes for MASNRLKRTMRGALTASAVAVAVSMVPATPAVADPDTPANASEALKQLKALSEEAEKLTEDLHKANDDLKAKEGEVNKANEELTKANAAGDLAKQQEGELRGRVDQLASSNFQGTRVNHISALLLSKSPNEFLDKLSVVDLITSESKDSLDKLNATISQAKTAARIADEAKAKAAAAAAESARIKGELEKRKKEAAAKQEKAKQALERLSAAEKKKLADAGLDIDLSGLPDGGIGAAALKHAVTQKGKPYVWGAEGPDSYDCSGLTSWAFAKVGVRLPRSSAQQAKVGSAVPVGNRDAWRPGDLLFFGSRGIHHVAIYAGNGIQFHASTSGQPLKYDKVQSDLVAVRRMG; via the coding sequence GTGGCGTCGAACCGACTGAAGCGCACGATGCGCGGGGCACTGACCGCCAGCGCTGTCGCAGTGGCCGTGAGCATGGTTCCGGCGACCCCGGCTGTCGCCGACCCGGACACTCCGGCGAACGCCTCCGAGGCACTCAAGCAGCTCAAGGCGCTCAGCGAGGAAGCCGAGAAGCTCACCGAGGATCTGCACAAGGCCAACGACGACCTCAAGGCCAAGGAAGGCGAGGTCAACAAGGCCAACGAAGAGCTGACCAAGGCCAATGCCGCCGGTGACCTCGCGAAGCAGCAGGAAGGCGAGCTGCGCGGCCGCGTCGACCAGCTGGCCAGCTCCAACTTCCAGGGCACCCGGGTCAACCACATCAGCGCCCTGCTGCTGAGCAAGTCCCCGAACGAGTTCCTCGACAAGCTCTCCGTGGTCGACCTGATCACGAGCGAGAGCAAGGACTCGCTGGACAAGCTCAACGCGACGATCAGCCAGGCCAAGACCGCCGCCCGCATCGCCGACGAGGCCAAGGCCAAGGCCGCTGCCGCTGCCGCCGAGTCCGCCCGGATCAAGGGCGAGTTGGAGAAGCGCAAGAAGGAAGCCGCGGCCAAGCAGGAGAAGGCCAAGCAGGCACTGGAGCGGCTGAGCGCGGCGGAGAAGAAGAAGCTCGCCGACGCCGGCCTGGACATCGACCTCTCCGGCCTGCCGGACGGTGGCATCGGCGCGGCGGCGCTGAAGCACGCGGTGACCCAGAAGGGCAAGCCCTACGTGTGGGGTGCCGAGGGGCCGGACTCCTACGACTGCTCCGGCCTGACGTCGTGGGCCTTCGCCAAGGTGGGAGTGCGGCTTCCGCGCTCCAGCGCTCAGCAGGCCAAGGTCGGCAGCGCGGTGCCAGTCGGCAACCGAGATGCGTGGCGGCCGGGCGACCTGCTCTTCTTCGGTAGTCGCGGTATTCACCACGTCGCGATCTACGCCGGTAATGGCATTCAGTTCCACGCCTCGACTTCTGGGCAGCCGCTGAAGTACGACAAGGTGCAGAGCGACCTCGTCGCGGTTCGCCGGATGGGCTGA
- a CDS encoding response regulator: MSTQAMTVLVFSHRAEVREAIITAVGRRPAPDLGRVRYIEAETVAEVLSEMDSGAIDLAILDGEAQPTGGMGLSRQLKHEIDACPPVIVAVRRKDDRWLATWSQADAVLVHPLDPLASAETVAEVLRSHRLPAVRG; the protein is encoded by the coding sequence ATGAGCACGCAGGCCATGACCGTTCTGGTGTTCAGCCACCGCGCCGAGGTGCGTGAGGCGATCATCACCGCTGTGGGCCGCAGGCCGGCCCCCGACCTGGGGCGCGTGCGCTACATCGAGGCCGAGACCGTGGCCGAGGTGCTCTCCGAGATGGACTCCGGCGCGATCGACCTGGCGATCCTGGACGGCGAGGCGCAGCCGACCGGTGGCATGGGCCTGTCCCGGCAGCTCAAGCACGAGATCGACGCCTGCCCGCCGGTGATCGTCGCGGTGCGCCGCAAGGACGACCGCTGGCTGGCCACCTGGTCGCAGGCGGACGCGGTGCTGGTGCACCCCCTCGACCCGCTGGCGTCGGCGGAGACCGTGGCCGAGGTGCTGCGGTCCCACCGGCTCCCCGCGGTGCGCGGCTGA
- a CDS encoding AfsR/SARP family transcriptional regulator, translating to MLRFRDLVSELRALIARRPFSERLRGQLILALHRSGRQAEALTGYQEFRAESGCVPGTELRELHQAILRGEDEMTRLIAEAA from the coding sequence GTGCTCCGGTTCCGCGACCTCGTATCGGAGCTGCGCGCCCTGATCGCCCGGCGACCGTTCAGCGAGCGCCTGCGCGGACAGCTGATCCTCGCGCTCCACCGCAGCGGACGCCAAGCCGAGGCGCTGACCGGCTACCAGGAGTTCCGCGCGGAGTCGGGGTGCGTGCCCGGCACCGAGCTCCGCGAACTGCACCAGGCGATCCTGCGCGGCGAGGACGAGATGACCCGGCTGATCGCCGAGGCCGCTTGA
- the qcrC gene encoding cytochrome bc1 complex diheme cytochrome c subunit, with protein MTTRKDAASAGAGGRGADRNRRPRTKLRRRLSGLLALGVALVGAGALYAGAVTQPHKAQAADDPALVRQGEQIYNNACITCHGGNLQGVKDRGPSLIGVGEAAVYFQVSSGRMPMVRQEAQAARKPAKYTPEQIDALGAFIQSTGGGPQKPHEAGAQLRGDNPARGGELFRLNCASCHNFTGRGGALSSGKFAPHLDGVTEEQLYTAMLTGPQNMPKFSDRQLSPDEKKDIIAYVKSVTDGNNNPGGNPLGGFGPGTEGLIAWIIGLAALIGVTVWMGSRA; from the coding sequence ATGACCACCAGGAAAGACGCCGCCTCCGCGGGAGCGGGAGGACGTGGCGCAGATCGGAACCGCCGTCCGCGCACCAAGCTGCGGCGTCGGCTGTCCGGTCTGCTGGCACTGGGTGTCGCTCTCGTCGGAGCGGGCGCGCTCTACGCGGGCGCGGTGACCCAGCCGCACAAGGCGCAGGCCGCCGACGATCCCGCGCTGGTCCGCCAGGGCGAGCAGATCTACAACAACGCCTGCATCACCTGCCACGGCGGCAACCTGCAGGGTGTCAAGGACCGGGGCCCGAGCCTGATCGGCGTCGGCGAGGCGGCCGTGTACTTCCAGGTCTCCTCCGGCCGCATGCCGATGGTGCGCCAGGAGGCCCAGGCCGCGCGCAAGCCCGCGAAGTACACCCCGGAGCAGATCGACGCGCTCGGCGCGTTCATCCAGTCCACCGGCGGCGGCCCGCAGAAGCCGCACGAGGCAGGCGCCCAGCTGCGCGGCGACAACCCCGCCCGCGGCGGTGAGCTGTTCCGGCTCAACTGCGCCTCCTGCCACAACTTCACCGGTCGCGGCGGCGCGCTGTCCTCCGGCAAGTTCGCCCCGCACCTGGACGGCGTGACCGAGGAGCAGCTCTACACGGCGATGCTCACCGGCCCGCAGAACATGCCGAAGTTCTCCGACCGGCAGCTCTCGCCGGACGAGAAGAAGGACATCATCGCCTACGTCAAGTCGGTGACCGACGGCAACAACAACCCCGGCGGCAACCCCCTCGGCGGCTTCGGCCCCGGTACGGAGGGTCTGATCGCCTGGATCATCGGGCTCGCCGCGCTGATCGGCGTGACCGTGTGGATGGGAAGCAGGGCATGA
- a CDS encoding DEDD exonuclease domain-containing protein has product MTITEPGGGGKGTAQLSFDELGTPLRETTFVVVDLETTGGSATEDAITEIGAVKVRGGEIIGEFATLIDPERGIPPNIVALTGITEAMVLGAPRLASVLPAFLEFAGSAVLVAHNAGFDMGFLRAAAERHGHPWAKRTVLCTVKLARRVLSREEAPSCRLSALAELFGAATTPTHRALDDARATVDVLHALLERVGSLGVQSLEELLSYLPDVTPAQRRKRELAKDLPSAPGVYLFRGPREEVLYVGTASDLRRRVRQYFTASENRRRVREMVGIAERVDVVVCAHSLEAEVRELRLLAAHRPRYNRRSTNPHRRWWVALTDEAFPRLSIVSAPKAGAFGPFASRGAAAEAVEALQDALPVRRCTQRIPARSPKGVPCALAELGRCKAPCAGRQSVEDYAPAVHEVRRLFTGDSVQALDILAGQLDRLAAAERFERASAERDRLIGLIKALDRGQRLATLAALAELVAARPDGTGGWDFAVIRYGRLASAGSARRGVRPMPVVDSLVAAAETVLPDDGPLRGASADEVSVVLRWLDRPGTRLVHCDVPWAEPARAAASWRPWVARAEAGRVATTPPSER; this is encoded by the coding sequence ATGACGATCACGGAACCGGGCGGCGGCGGGAAGGGTACGGCCCAGCTCTCCTTCGACGAGCTGGGCACGCCCCTGCGCGAGACCACCTTCGTCGTCGTCGACCTGGAGACCACCGGCGGCAGCGCGACCGAGGACGCGATCACCGAGATCGGCGCGGTCAAGGTGCGCGGCGGCGAGATCATCGGCGAGTTCGCCACGCTGATCGACCCGGAGCGCGGCATCCCGCCGAACATCGTCGCGTTGACCGGCATCACCGAGGCGATGGTGCTGGGCGCGCCGCGGCTGGCCAGCGTGCTGCCCGCCTTCCTGGAGTTCGCGGGCTCCGCGGTGCTGGTGGCGCACAACGCCGGGTTCGACATGGGATTCCTGCGTGCGGCCGCCGAGCGCCACGGGCACCCCTGGGCGAAACGCACGGTGCTCTGCACGGTCAAGCTCGCCAGGCGGGTGCTGTCCAGGGAGGAGGCGCCCAGCTGCCGCCTGTCGGCCCTGGCCGAACTGTTCGGCGCCGCAACGACTCCGACCCACCGCGCCTTGGACGACGCCCGCGCGACCGTGGACGTCCTGCACGCGCTGCTGGAGCGCGTCGGCTCGCTGGGCGTGCAGTCGTTGGAGGAGCTGCTCAGCTACCTCCCGGACGTGACACCGGCGCAGCGGCGGAAGCGGGAACTGGCCAAGGACCTGCCGAGCGCGCCGGGGGTCTACCTGTTCCGGGGGCCGCGCGAGGAAGTGCTCTACGTGGGCACGGCGAGCGATCTCCGGCGGCGGGTCCGCCAGTACTTCACCGCGAGCGAGAACCGCCGGCGAGTGCGCGAGATGGTCGGCATCGCCGAGCGCGTCGACGTGGTCGTCTGCGCGCACTCGTTGGAGGCGGAGGTGCGCGAGCTGCGGCTGCTCGCGGCGCACCGACCGCGCTACAACCGCCGCTCCACGAACCCGCACCGGCGCTGGTGGGTGGCGTTGACCGATGAGGCCTTCCCGCGCCTGTCCATCGTGTCCGCACCGAAAGCGGGCGCGTTCGGGCCGTTCGCATCGCGCGGCGCAGCTGCGGAAGCGGTGGAGGCGCTGCAGGACGCGCTGCCTGTTCGCCGGTGCACACAAAGGATTCCGGCCCGCTCCCCGAAGGGCGTGCCGTGCGCGCTGGCCGAACTGGGGCGGTGCAAAGCGCCGTGCGCGGGTCGGCAGAGCGTGGAGGACTACGCCCCCGCAGTGCACGAGGTGCGCCGGTTGTTCACCGGGGATTCCGTGCAGGCGCTGGACATCCTCGCGGGGCAGCTGGACCGGCTGGCCGCCGCGGAACGCTTCGAGCGCGCGAGCGCGGAACGCGATCGGCTGATCGGCTTGATCAAGGCTCTCGACCGGGGACAACGGCTGGCCACCTTGGCGGCGCTCGCGGAACTCGTGGCGGCGCGGCCGGACGGCACGGGTGGCTGGGACTTCGCGGTGATCCGGTACGGACGGCTGGCGTCCGCGGGTTCGGCGCGGCGCGGCGTGCGGCCGATGCCGGTGGTCGACTCCCTGGTCGCGGCGGCGGAGACGGTGCTGCCGGACGACGGTCCGCTGCGCGGGGCCTCCGCCGACGAGGTCTCCGTGGTCCTCCGCTGGCTGGACCGGCCCGGCACGCGCTTGGTGCACTGCGACGTGCCCTGGGCCGAGCCCGCCCGCGCCGCGGCCTCGTGGCGCCCGTGGGTGGCACGCGCCGAAGCGGGACGCGTCGCCACCACACCGCCCTCCGAGCGCTGA